Part of the Cereibacter sphaeroides 2.4.1 genome, AGCGCAGGCCGAAACCGAGGTTGTCCTTGCGCACCAGCATGCCGACGCGGCGGGTGAACTCGCCCGAACCGTCGGGGATCACCTGCACATTTTCCAGACCCTGCGCCTTGGCCCACTGGTTCATGACGAAGCTGTCATTGACCGAGAGGCAGTAGATCGCGTCGATCCCGTGCGCCTGGAAGTCGGCGAAGCCCTTCTCGAAGCCCGGCAGCTGGTAGGTCGAGCAGGTGGGGGTGAAGGCGCCCGGCAGCGCGAACAGAACGCAGCGCTTGCCCGCGAAATAATCCTCGGTGGTCATGTCCTGCCAGCGGAACGGGTTCGGCCCGCCGAGGCTGTCATCGCGGACACGGGTGCGGAAGGTCACGGACGGGAGCTTGGAACCGGGCAACATTGGAATGATCCTCACTTTGCGACTGGCGGTTGCGGACTGTGGGTCCTCCGCTAAACGCCCGCTGCCCGAGGGTCAAGATGCTGCGGCGCGGCGGGAGGGGTCCGCCGCGCCGATGCTGAAGGGATGGGCGCTTCCGCGCGTTTTGCAGCCGCCGGAGCGGCTCAGAGCGTGGCCGCGCCGGTTGCGGGCGCGGGTTCGATCCCGCCCGGACGGAAGAAGCCCGAGGCATGGGCGAGGCCCGCCGCCGCCCCGCCGGCAAGCGGCGCCACGATGAAGACCCAGAGGTCCGAGAGCGCCTTGCCGCCCACGAAGAGGGCGGGTGCCAGCGACCGCGCCGGATTGACCGAGACGCCGGTCACGTTGATGCCCACCAGATGGATCCCGGTGAGGGTGAGGCCGATGGCGAGGCCCGCGAGCGCGGTCGAGGCGCTCGAGACATGCGAGGCGGTGGCCGCGAGGATCACGGAGACGAAGACGAAGGTCGCGATCAGTTCGAAGATCAGCGCCGCGCCCATGGAATATTCGCCGAGATAGCCCGCACCGAACCCGTTCTGGCCGAGCCCGTCGGTCGCCAGCACATAGCCCGCCTTGCCCGAGGCGATCAGGAAGACGACGAGCGAGCCCAGAAGCGCGCCCGCGATCTGCGCCAGCACATAGCCGCCGAACTCGGCCATGGGCATCCGCCCCGCCATGAGAAAGCCGAGCGAGACGGCGGGGTTGAGGTGGGCGCCGGAAATGGCGCCCAGCGAGTAGGCCGCGGCCACGATCGACAGGCCGAAGGCGAGGGATATTCCCAGCATGCCGATCTGCGGTCCCATCAGGACGGCGGCTCCGCATCCGAAGAAGACGAGAATGAAGGTGCCGAGCAGTTCAGCCAGGAGCTTCTTGGTCATGAATGGTCTCCGAGATGAAGGAATAGGCCTGGGCAGCTCTTCGAGCCGGGAAGGCGCCTCTGCCCTGCGCAACCTTCGCAGTGCGGGCTGGCTTCGCCGCGCGCGACGGCCTATATGAACACGGAATGTCGCTTTCATGATCGGAAAACTTGTGCGCGACCTGAAGATTCCCGACCAGCGCCACCCGGAGAAGGCGCACCGGCCCGACAACGTCCAGCCCAAGAAACCGTCCTGGATCCGGGTCAAGGCGCCGACGTCCGAGGGCTACAAGGAGACGCGGGACATCATCCGCGGCCAGAAGCTCGCCACCGTCTGCGAGGAGGCGGGCTGCCCGAACGTCGGCGAATGCTGGAGCCAGGGCCACGCCACCATGATGATCATGGGCGAGATCTGCACCCGCGGCTGCTCGTTCTGCAACGTGGCAACGGGCCGGCCGCAGGCGCTCGATGCGTTCGAGCCGGGCCGCGTCGCCCATGCGGTCAGCCAGCTCGGGCTGAAGCATGTGGTGGTGACGAGCGTCGACCGCGACGATCTCGAGGACGGGGGGGCCGAGCATTTCGCCCAGACCATCCGGGCGATCCGCCATCGCGCGCCGGCCACCACCATCGAGGTTCTGGTGCCCGACTTCCTGAAATGCGGGCCTTCGGCGCTCGAGACGGTGGTGGCGGCACGTCCCGACGTCTTCAACCACAATCTCGAGACGGTGCCCGGCCTCTATCCCGAAGTGCGGCCCGGCGCGCGCTACTTCCACTCGCTGCGGCTCCTGCAGCGCGCGAAGGAGCTCGATCCCTCGATCTTCACCAAGTCGGGCATCATGGTGGGCCTCGGCGAGGACCGGCAGGGCGTGCTGCAGGTGATGGACGACATGCGCTCGGCCGAGGTCGATTTCCTGACCATCGGCCAGTATCTCCAGCCCACGCCCAAGCATCACCGGGTCGACCGGTTCGTGACGCCCGAGGAATTCGCGGGCTACGAGAAGGCGGCCTACGGCAAGGGGTTCCTGATGGTCTCGGCGACGCCGCTCACGCGCTCCTCTTACCATGCGGGCGACGATTTCGCCCGCCTGCGCGACGCCCGACAGAAGCGCCTCGGGGCCTGAGCGCCTCCGATTCGAAAGACGCCGGCGGGATGTCATGTCCCGCCGGCGTTTCTTCATGGGGCAGGGCGGCGCTCACTCGATCGCCGGCACCCGCTTCAGATAGGCGGCGATGGCGCGGCGATCCTCGTCGGGCAGCTGGCTCGTGTTGCGCACCACATCCGCCATCTGCCCGCCGGCCGAATCGTAGTCCGGCGTGAAGCCCGAGCTCAGATATTCGGCGATGTCGCCCGCGGACCAGTCGAGCTTGGCCGGGGTGATGTTCGGGATCGTGCCGCGCCCCTCGGGGTTAGGGCCACCGGCGAGCCACCGGCTCTTGTCGCGCAGACCCAGCCCGTTGCGGGGCGTGTGACATTCGCCGCAATGGCCGAGACCCTCGACCAGATAACGCCCGCGCTCTTCCTCGGGTGCGAGGTCGCCCTCCACGATCCAGGACGGACCGCCCGCTAGGAGCTTCCAGCCGCCGAGGATGATCCGCTGGTTGAACGGGAAGGCCAGATCGTGCGGCTCGTCCGCGCGGTCCGAGGGCGGCAGCGTATCGAGGAAGGCCTTGAGATCCGCCACGTCCTGCGGCTCGACATGGGCGTAGGAGGTGTAGGGGAAGGAGGGATAGTAATGCGACCGCTCGGGCGAAGTACCGTGGCGGAGCGCGGAATCGAGATCCGCCACCGTCCAGCCGCCGATGCCGTGATCGGGATCGGGCGAGATGTTCGGCACGACGAACGTGCCGAAATCTGTGGTGAGCCTCTCGCCGCCGGACAGCACGAGCCGGGCCTCGCCGCTGGCATCGGGCGCCGCGTGACAGGAGGCGCACCCCCCGGCCCAGAAGATGCGCTCGCCCCGCGACGCCTCGCCGGTCAGTCCGGCGAAGAGCTCCGGGTCGCTCTTCACGGGCCGGGTGAGCCAGAGGCCCGCCGCCCCCGCGATCAGCACGAGCGCGAGGCCGGCGGTCAGACTGCGCCGCACGGGTCAGTCCTTCTGACGGTAGGTCTCGTGGCAGCTGCCACAGGCGGCGCCCAGATCGCGCATCGCGCCCTGCAGCGAGGCGAGGTCGGTGCCCGCCGCGGCCTGCATCTTGGCCGCCGCTTCTTCCATGCCGCTGATCTTCTGGGCGAAATCGTCGGGCTTCTCCCAGATCGCGGGCAGGGCCTCGCTGTCTTCGGCTTCACCCACGGCCGAGCCCTTGGGGAACAGTTCCGGCGAAATCACCGAGGCCAGCGCGGAGAGGTTCGAGGCGGCCTTGCCTGCAACCTCCGCGTCGTAGGGCGTCTCTTCCTTCGCCATGCCACCGAGCTTGCCCAGCTCATGGGCCATGAGCGTCATCAGGCCGTGGCGCCCTTCGATCATGCGCTCGATCTGGCGCGCGTCCTGGGCGAGGGCGGGCATGGCCACGAGAGAGAAAGTCAGGGCGAGGGCGGGAATGGGTCGCATGGACGCCTCCTGGCTGGTGCTACGATCCCGGAAATCTAGCCCGCCGGTCGCGACAGACATACTGGAAAAATGCAACTTTAATGTGATCGTGGACCCGCTGGCCAACTCGCGCCGACCGGGGCCCTGAGACTTCGCTCGATCCGTAGGGTCCGTTCGCCACTCCGGCGTCTCGGCGAGACCCGTGGCCGGCTTCGGTCTCCGCAGGCTTGCGGCTACGGGCCCAAGAACACCGTTCAACCCCACCGCGTCAGAAATTTCGATCAGGCGGACAGGCCGATGCCGGCTGCCCGCGCCCTTGCCGGCTTTCGACGTTCAGGCGCCGCGATGGGCTGCGGGGGCAGGATCCGCACTGGCGAGGGCGGGCCGGTCGCGGCGCCGCGTCCACCGGCGAGAGCAGGCCGCTCGGTCAGCCCTCTTCGAGGAAGCGCACCTTGCCGATGAAGGGCAGGTTCCGGTTGCGCTGCGCGAAGTCGATCCCGTAACCCACGACGAACTCGTCGGGAATCTCGAATCCGGTCCAAGTCGCGCGGATGTCCACCTCGCGCCGCGAGGGTTTGTCGAGCAGGGCGCAGACCTCGAGCCGCTTCGGCTCGCGCGAGCGCAGGAGCCGCACGACATGGGAAAGGGTGAAGCCCGTATCCACGATATCTTCGACGACGAGCACGTCGCGGCCGGCAATCTCGCCGCGCAGGTCTTTGAGGATGCGCACCTCCCGGCTCGAGGTCATGGCATCGCCGTAGGAGGAGGCCTCGAGGAAATCCACTTCGACCGGCAGGTGGATCTCGCGGACCAGATCGGCGATGAAGACGAAGGAGCCGCGCAGCAGGCCCACCACCACCAGCTTCTCGGTCTCGGCGAAATGTTCGGTGATCTGGCGCGCCAGCACCTCGACCCGCGCGGCGATCTGTTTCGGAGAGATCAGCTGGTCTATGACATAAGGTCTCGTCGGCATGGCGCCCTCTTGCATCCTGCCGCCCCTTTATCCAGAAACGACGCCCAAGTCACGCCCGACCGGGGCCGTTGCCCGAGGACCGAACGCCGCGATGCCGACCCACTCCGAGAGCCGCCCGCTCCCCTGGTCCGCCCAGGAGATGTATGACCTCGTCGCGGACGTGGAGCGCTATCCGCAGTTCCTGCCGTGGAACTCGGCGGCCCGCATCCGCTCCAGAAAACCCATTGAGGGCGGGGAGTTGATGGAGGCGGATCTCGTGATCTCCTTCAAGGTCTTCCGCGAGCGGTTCGGCAGCCGGGTGAAGCTCTTTCCCGAGGCGAAGCGGATCGAGACGGAATATCTCGACGGGCCGTTCAAATACATGCGCTCGTCCTGGAGCTTCCGCGACCGGCCCGAGGGCGGCTGCACCGTGGATTTCTTCGTCGATTTCGAATTCCGCAACGCGATCCTGCAGGGGATCATCGGCGTGGTGTTCAACGAGGCCATGCACCGGATCGTCCGCGCCTTCGAAAAGCGCGCGCAGGCGCTCTACGGACCGCGCTGACGTCCGCGCGACTTGCGGGAGGAGATGCCAGCCGGGCGGCGCATCAAGGCTCTGGCCGTGTCTCCGTTCACGAAGCGCGAACCGCGCCCGGTCCGGCGGGCGGATCGTCTGGGGCGCTCAGGGGGCGGAGGGTTGGCGCTCGGCCGGGAGCGCTGGCGGGTTTCGGTCCCGAGGCGAGGCATCCTTGATCCGCTCTGTGCCGACATGTCACGAAATCGGGGGCGGCAGCGCTACAGCTTCACCCGCAGGGAGGTCTCCGGCTTCAGCTCTTCGCCGCTCAGCACGCTATGTGCGCTGTTGTCACCAAGTTAAAGTGTCGCCTGGCGTGCAAAGTAGAAATGTCGTCCCGGTGTCGCAGGGCTGAGCCGGCCCCGGCCCGCTCTCGTCAGGAAGGGCCGTAGGGACGGGGCCGGCGGGGGCGGAACGCTCCGGGTCCGCACGGTCATTCCGCCGCGATGTCGGGAGGCTTCGCCGTCCCGTCCGCCCGCTGCCTGGCGCGGCGGGCCAGTTTCGAATTCCAGCCGTCGTTCCGCCGACCCGTCGGCTCGTAGACTGTGCGCTGCCGGCCGACGCGGCTCACGCGCGGGGGTTGGCTTTCCTGCAGGCTCCTCGCCAGCGCCAGGACGTCGCTGAGCCGCTTGTTCGCGGTGATGGCCGCGTGGGTGACATGCTGCTGCTCGGGATCGAAGCTGCGGTAGGGGAGCGAGATGCCTTTCCATCGAGCTTCAAAACGTCCGTCCGGGAAGGCGTAGGTGTCGACGTATTTCCCCACGATGCCGCGCGTGAGGTCGCTTTCCTCCAGCAGGATCCGCCGGTGCTCGTAGGTGAAGGTGAGCTGGTTCCCGACGTAGCGCTGGTCGCGCCAGCACAGGATGTCGGCCAGCCGGTCCGGGGGCAGGTTCAGCGGCCGGTGCCGGTCGTCCGGCCGGGCAGGCACCCTGGCGAACTGCGCGTTGTGCCGCTCGATGAAGCCGGGCAGGAAGGCGTTCCCGGCCTCCATGTCGCTGATGCCTGCAAGCCGCATCTCCTTGACCAGCCGGTCCTGCAAGGTGCGGTTCGCCCGCTCGACCCGGCCCTTGGCCTGCGAGGAGTTGGCGCAGAGGATCTCGATGTTCAACTCGGCCAGCGCCCGGCCGAACTGCGTCATGCCATGGCCGGTCCGCGCGTCCTGCCTCGCCACGCGGAAGACCGAATGCTTGTCGGAGTAGAAAGCCGTGGGCCTGCCGTGCCGCGTCAGGTAGCACTCCAGCGCCGCGAAATAGGCGAAGGTGCTCTCGGAGGGCACGAAGCGCATCTCCATCAGCCGGCTCGTCGCGTCGTCGATGAAGAGCACGAGCAGCGTGCAGGCTGGTGCGCGATCCTCGAACCAATGATGATCGGACCCGTCTATCTGAACCAGTTCGCCCAGGTGCTCGCGCCGCAGCCGCGGCTGGTGAAACCTCCGGCGCTGAGGACGCGACAGCCAGAGCCCATCCTCGACCATCCACTTCCGCAGCGTCTCCCGCGACACATGCAGGCCGTCGCGCTCGGCCAGCTTCTCGGCCGCGAGCGTGGGGCCGAAATCGACGTAGGTCTCCCGCACGAGGGCCAGCGCAAGGTCCCGCAATCCCGGCGAGAGGCGGTGGTTCGACGGTCGCCCGCGCAACCCGTGCCGCGTTGCCGCCGCGCCGTCCTCGCGCAACCGTCGCAGCAGACGCTGCACCTGACGCGGGCCGATCGCCAGCAGAACCGAGGCTTCCGTCGTCGTCATCCTCCGATCGAGCACCTTCGACAGGATCTCGATGCGGTTCAGTTCGCGCTCGCTCATCAGCACCCATCCCATGCCGCCGATCCTCCATTGTCCCGACAGGAAGAGGCGACAGTTCTACTTTGCTTGGATGCGACAATTCTACTTTGCGCTTACATGCGCGAGTCGGATAATCTGTATTATGTATTCTAAACAGTGCCGGGACCGCATATCAACACTCCCGCACGGGCTGAGACTTAAGGCCGCCTTGAAGCGGCCCGCCGCCTCGGGGTAAGCCGGATCATCCCCAAGGAGCGTTGCCATGTCCTTCGATCGCCGTATCAAGATCGCCCCCTCGATCCTCTCCGCCGATTTCGCCAATTTCGGCGCCGAATGCCGCGCCATCGAGGCCCAGGGCTGCGACTGGGTGCATGTCGATGTAATGGACGGCCATTTCGTGCCGAACCTCACCTTCGGTCCGGCGATGTGCGCCGCAATCCGGCCGCACATCAAGGGCGTCATGGACGTGCATCTGATGATCGCGCCGGTCGATCCCTATATCGAGGCCTTCGCGGCTGCCGGCGCCGATGTCATCACCGCCCATCTCGAGGCCGGCCCGCACATCCATCGCACGCTGCAGGCGATCCGCGGCACCGGCCGCAAGGCGGGCCTCGCGCTCAATCCCGGCACCGGCCTCGATGCGGTAGGCCATCTGCTCGACCTCCTGGACCTCGTCTGCATCATGACGGTGAACCCGGGCTTCGGCGGGCAGAAGTTCATCGCGAGTCAGGTGGACAAGGTGCGCGACCTGCGCGCGATGATCGGCGACCGGCCGATCCATATCGAGATCGACGGCGGCGTGACGCCCGAGACCGCGCCGCTGGTGGCCGCGGCCGGTGCGGACGTGCTGGTGGCGGGCTCGGCCGTCTTCAAGGGAGGCTCGGTCGACAATCCCGAGCCCTACGGCGCCAATATCCGCGCAATCCGTGCGGCAGCCGAGGCGTCGCTCGGTCGGGCCTTTGCGGCAAAGTGAGATTTCAGGGTCTGCCGACCGCGGCAGACCCTCATGCTGTCCGGGAGGAAAGTCCCGCAACCTACCAATCTTACGCGACTTTCAGACAATAGCGCGTTCGAGGAAAGGCCGCCCCTCCAGAACCCGCTCGACCGAGAGATCGGACAGATCGAGGCTCTGCCAGCTGCCTGTCAGCAGATGCTCGGCGATGCCGCGGCCGACGGCCGGCGCCTGTTGCAGCCCGTGCCCGGAAAAACCGTTCATCAGATAGAGGTTCGGCAGCGCCGGATGCGGTCCGAGGATCGCATTCTGGTCGAGGCGGTTGTAGGCGTAATGCCCGACCCAGTGGCGCACCACCTTCACCGCATCGAAGCCAGGCGCGCGGGCGTAGAGCTGCTCCCAGATCACCTCCTCGAAGAGATGCAGATCGGGCTCGAAATCCTGCGGGTCGCAGGGACTGTCGGCCTCGGGCACGGTGGCGGTGATCCACTGGCCGCCGCGCTCGGGCCGCAGATAGAAGCCGCGGTCGACCAGAAGCGGCGCATCCGGGTGCCGGGCATTCGGCGCATCGATCACGAAGACCGTGCGCTTGCGCGGCTCGACCGGCAGATCGAGGCCCGCCATCCGCATGACTTCCGCCGCGCGGGTGCCGGACGCATTGATCGCGGCCCCACAGGCTATGGTTTCCCCCGAGGCGAGACGGACGCCACGCACCCTGCCCTGCGCCTGCTCGAGCCCCACGACGCCATCGCGCAGGAACTCCACCCCCTGCAGCCTCGCCGCGGCCCTGAAGCCGTTCAGCAGTCCCATATTGTCGAACCAGCCCTCGTCGCGCGGCCCGAATGAGCCTGCCACGAGATCCCCCGTCTCGAGCCAGGGGAAGCGCGCGGCGAGCGCTGCGGGCGTCAGCATCTCGGTCGCGGCGCCGAGGCTGCGCTGCATGGCGGCCACCTCGGCCAGCACCGAGGCGCCCTCGGCCGTCGAGGCGAGGAAGAGATAGCCGTTCTCGGTCAGGCCCAGCGACGGGATCCCCACCTCCTGGCCCAGGCTTTCGCGGAAGTCGCGGATGAAGCCGATTCCGAAGCGCGAGATCGCCACATTGACCGGCGTCGTGAACTGCATCCGGATCGAGGCCACGGATAGAGCGGTCGAGGCCCGGGCATAGGTCGGATCGCGCTCGACCACGATCACCCGCAGGCCCGGCTGCATCCGGGTCAGCCAATAGGCGGCCGAGGCGCCCATGACCGCTCCGCCGATCACCACCACATCCGCCGTGCGCCCGCTCATGCCCCTGCCCCCTGCCCTTTGCAGCGAAGCTAGATCAGCGCTCGGGCGCCCGCCAGAGGCCTCGCGCGGGAGCCCTGTTTCAGGGAGGGCAGCGCCTGAAAAAGCGGCACGCGCCCGGACGCGGAGGGAAGTCGGGTTCTGGGACCGGGACGCCTGAAGAAGCGCGGATCTCCCCGAAATGCGGGAGAGCCGAGGATCAGGGGCTGCGCCGCCTGAGGAGCCGTGCGTTTCCTGAAATGCGGTAGAGCCGCCTTTCAGGAACCGTGACGCCTGAAAGAGCGGTGACATCCCGGCGGCGCGGAAGACCCGCAGCCCAAGGGGTCATGGCAAAGAAAAACGGCGCGATCCCGGAGGATCGCGCCGCTCTGTCTGCGAGGAGAAAGGAATCAGCCCGCGAGGGTCTTGGCGACCTCGGCCGCGAAATCCTCTTTTTCCTTCTCGATGCCTTCGCCCACGGCCATGCGCACGAAGCCCACGATCTCGACGCCGGCCTGCTTGGCGGCTTCCGCCACGGTCAGGTCGGGATTGATGACGAACTTCTGGCCGAGCAGCGTGTTCTCTTCGAGGAACTTCTTCATCCGGCCCGGGATGATGTTGTTCTCGATCACCGCATCGGGCTTCGGCTTGGCCGAGGCCGCGTTCTCTTCCAGCGCCTTCTGGGTCTGCACGGTGCGCTCGCGCTCGACCACGGTCGGGTCGAGGTCGGCTTCCGAGAGGGCCATCGGGTTGGTGGCCGCGATATGCATGGCGACCTGCTTGGCGATGCCGTTGTCGGCACCTTTCACGGCGACGAGCACGCCGATCTTGCCCAGCCCGTCAGCAGCGGCGTTGTGGACGTAGGCCGCAACCGAATCGCCCGAGATCTTCGCCATCCGGCGCAGCGTCATGTTCTCGCCGATGACGGCGATCGTTTCCTGCAGCGTGGTCTCGACGGTCTTGCCGCCCATGTCGGCGGCCTTCAGCGCCTCGATGTCGTCCACGGTGAGCGCGGCCTTGGTGAAGCCCGTGACCATCGACTGGAAGTCGGCGTTCTTGGCCACGAAGTCGGTCTCGGAGTTCACCTCGACCGCCACGCCGGTGCCGCCGTCGACACAGACGCCGACGAGGCCCTCGGCCGCGGTGCGGCCGGCCTTCTTCGCCGCCTTCGCGAGGCCCTTCGTGCGCAGCCAGTCCACGGCGGCTTCCATGTCGCCGTCGGTCTCGGTCAGGGCCTTCTTCGCGTCCATCATGCCTGCGCCGGTCGACTCGCGCAGTTCCTTCACCATCTGGGCGGTGATTGCCATTTACGGCTCTCCTCAGTGAATTGCCAAAGACCGGGCGGGGAGTTACCCCCGTCCGGTAACGGGATTGCGACGGGCGGCCGATCAGGCCTCGAGCGTCTCTTCCTCGGGGGCCACGTCGAGCGCGCCGAGGTCGATGCCGGCAGCACCCATCTGGGCGCTCATGCCGTCGAGCGCCGCCCGCGACACGAGGTCACAGTAGAGCGCGATGGCACGGGCCGCGTCGTCGTTGCCCGGGA contains:
- a CDS encoding peroxiredoxin, which translates into the protein MLPGSKLPSVTFRTRVRDDSLGGPNPFRWQDMTTEDYFAGKRCVLFALPGAFTPTCSTYQLPGFEKGFADFQAHGIDAIYCLSVNDSFVMNQWAKAQGLENVQVIPDGSGEFTRRVGMLVRKDNLGFGLRSWRYAAIVKDGRVEAWFEEPGLCDNHGEDPYGVSSPDTVLEWLAADAQGAAA
- a CDS encoding aquaporin, producing MTKKLLAELLGTFILVFFGCGAAVLMGPQIGMLGISLAFGLSIVAAAYSLGAISGAHLNPAVSLGFLMAGRMPMAEFGGYVLAQIAGALLGSLVVFLIASGKAGYVLATDGLGQNGFGAGYLGEYSMGAALIFELIATFVFVSVILAATASHVSSASTALAGLAIGLTLTGIHLVGINVTGVSVNPARSLAPALFVGGKALSDLWVFIVAPLAGGAAAGLAHASGFFRPGGIEPAPATGAATL
- the lipA gene encoding lipoyl synthase, whose translation is MIGKLVRDLKIPDQRHPEKAHRPDNVQPKKPSWIRVKAPTSEGYKETRDIIRGQKLATVCEEAGCPNVGECWSQGHATMMIMGEICTRGCSFCNVATGRPQALDAFEPGRVAHAVSQLGLKHVVVTSVDRDDLEDGGAEHFAQTIRAIRHRAPATTIEVLVPDFLKCGPSALETVVAARPDVFNHNLETVPGLYPEVRPGARYFHSLRLLQRAKELDPSIFTKSGIMVGLGEDRQGVLQVMDDMRSAEVDFLTIGQYLQPTPKHHRVDRFVTPEEFAGYEKAAYGKGFLMVSATPLTRSSYHAGDDFARLRDARQKRLGA
- a CDS encoding cytochrome c, which produces MRRSLTAGLALVLIAGAAGLWLTRPVKSDPELFAGLTGEASRGERIFWAGGCASCHAAPDASGEARLVLSGGERLTTDFGTFVVPNISPDPDHGIGGWTVADLDSALRHGTSPERSHYYPSFPYTSYAHVEPQDVADLKAFLDTLPPSDRADEPHDLAFPFNQRIILGGWKLLAGGPSWIVEGDLAPEEERGRYLVEGLGHCGECHTPRNGLGLRDKSRWLAGGPNPEGRGTIPNITPAKLDWSAGDIAEYLSSGFTPDYDSAGGQMADVVRNTSQLPDEDRRAIAAYLKRVPAIE
- a CDS encoding c-type cytochrome — protein: MRPIPALALTFSLVAMPALAQDARQIERMIEGRHGLMTLMAHELGKLGGMAKEETPYDAEVAGKAASNLSALASVISPELFPKGSAVGEAEDSEALPAIWEKPDDFAQKISGMEEAAAKMQAAAGTDLASLQGAMRDLGAACGSCHETYRQKD
- the hpt gene encoding hypoxanthine phosphoribosyltransferase, with translation MPTRPYVIDQLISPKQIAARVEVLARQITEHFAETEKLVVVGLLRGSFVFIADLVREIHLPVEVDFLEASSYGDAMTSSREVRILKDLRGEIAGRDVLVVEDIVDTGFTLSHVVRLLRSREPKRLEVCALLDKPSRREVDIRATWTGFEIPDEFVVGYGIDFAQRNRNLPFIGKVRFLEEG
- a CDS encoding type II toxin-antitoxin system RatA family toxin; the encoded protein is MPTHSESRPLPWSAQEMYDLVADVERYPQFLPWNSAARIRSRKPIEGGELMEADLVISFKVFRERFGSRVKLFPEAKRIETEYLDGPFKYMRSSWSFRDRPEGGCTVDFFVDFEFRNAILQGIIGVVFNEAMHRIVRAFEKRAQALYGPR
- a CDS encoding ISNCY family transposase: MGWVLMSERELNRIEILSKVLDRRMTTTEASVLLAIGPRQVQRLLRRLREDGAAATRHGLRGRPSNHRLSPGLRDLALALVRETYVDFGPTLAAEKLAERDGLHVSRETLRKWMVEDGLWLSRPQRRRFHQPRLRREHLGELVQIDGSDHHWFEDRAPACTLLVLFIDDATSRLMEMRFVPSESTFAYFAALECYLTRHGRPTAFYSDKHSVFRVARQDARTGHGMTQFGRALAELNIEILCANSSQAKGRVERANRTLQDRLVKEMRLAGISDMEAGNAFLPGFIERHNAQFARVPARPDDRHRPLNLPPDRLADILCWRDQRYVGNQLTFTYEHRRILLEESDLTRGIVGKYVDTYAFPDGRFEARWKGISLPYRSFDPEQQHVTHAAITANKRLSDVLALARSLQESQPPRVSRVGRQRTVYEPTGRRNDGWNSKLARRARQRADGTAKPPDIAAE
- the rpe gene encoding ribulose-phosphate 3-epimerase translates to MSFDRRIKIAPSILSADFANFGAECRAIEAQGCDWVHVDVMDGHFVPNLTFGPAMCAAIRPHIKGVMDVHLMIAPVDPYIEAFAAAGADVITAHLEAGPHIHRTLQAIRGTGRKAGLALNPGTGLDAVGHLLDLLDLVCIMTVNPGFGGQKFIASQVDKVRDLRAMIGDRPIHIEIDGGVTPETAPLVAAAGADVLVAGSAVFKGGSVDNPEPYGANIRAIRAAAEASLGRAFAAK
- a CDS encoding NAD(P)/FAD-dependent oxidoreductase, giving the protein MSGRTADVVVIGGAVMGASAAYWLTRMQPGLRVIVVERDPTYARASTALSVASIRMQFTTPVNVAISRFGIGFIRDFRESLGQEVGIPSLGLTENGYLFLASTAEGASVLAEVAAMQRSLGAATEMLTPAALAARFPWLETGDLVAGSFGPRDEGWFDNMGLLNGFRAAARLQGVEFLRDGVVGLEQAQGRVRGVRLASGETIACGAAINASGTRAAEVMRMAGLDLPVEPRKRTVFVIDAPNARHPDAPLLVDRGFYLRPERGGQWITATVPEADSPCDPQDFEPDLHLFEEVIWEQLYARAPGFDAVKVVRHWVGHYAYNRLDQNAILGPHPALPNLYLMNGFSGHGLQQAPAVGRGIAEHLLTGSWQSLDLSDLSVERVLEGRPFLERAIV
- the tsf gene encoding translation elongation factor Ts, whose translation is MAITAQMVKELRESTGAGMMDAKKALTETDGDMEAAVDWLRTKGLAKAAKKAGRTAAEGLVGVCVDGGTGVAVEVNSETDFVAKNADFQSMVTGFTKAALTVDDIEALKAADMGGKTVETTLQETIAVIGENMTLRRMAKISGDSVAAYVHNAAADGLGKIGVLVAVKGADNGIAKQVAMHIAATNPMALSEADLDPTVVERERTVQTQKALEENAASAKPKPDAVIENNIIPGRMKKFLEENTLLGQKFVINPDLTVAEAAKQAGVEIVGFVRMAVGEGIEKEKEDFAAEVAKTLAG